The following coding sequences are from one Pseudomonas oryzae window:
- a CDS encoding sulfite exporter TauE/SafE family protein: protein MGGGVLLLAIMAGIVPAAALIPVHGLVQLGSNGNRAWMTRQHIDWQLLRRFALGALGGALLASLIVVQLPLQWIQFSVAAFILYLVWGPKPGRHSLGRAGQLLAGGLTTLVSMFVGATGPLVAGFIHRHDMDKLTTTATFAGCMSVQHLLKMSVFSVVGFAFWDWLPLVALMVLAGAVGSWFGLKLLDRMPAEQFKRLFRWIVTLLALRLLWQAGGF from the coding sequence ATCGGCGGCGGCGTCCTGCTGCTGGCGATCATGGCCGGCATCGTGCCGGCGGCGGCGCTGATTCCGGTGCACGGCCTGGTGCAGCTGGGCTCCAACGGCAACCGCGCCTGGATGACCCGCCAGCACATCGACTGGCAACTGCTCAGACGCTTCGCCCTCGGCGCGCTGGGCGGGGCGCTGCTCGCCTCGCTGATCGTCGTCCAGCTGCCGCTGCAGTGGATCCAGTTCAGCGTCGCCGCGTTCATCCTCTATCTGGTCTGGGGGCCCAAGCCGGGCCGGCACAGCCTCGGTCGCGCCGGCCAGCTGCTCGCCGGCGGCCTCACCACCCTGGTGTCGATGTTCGTCGGCGCCACCGGCCCGCTGGTGGCCGGCTTCATCCATCGCCACGACATGGACAAGCTGACCACCACCGCGACCTTCGCCGGCTGCATGAGCGTCCAGCACCTGCTGAAGATGAGCGTGTTCTCGGTGGTCGGCTTCGCCTTCTGGGACTGGCTGCCGCTGGTGGCGCTGATGGTCCTCGCCGGCGCGGTCGGCAGCTGGTTCGGCCTCAAACTGCTCGACCGCATGCCGGCGGAGCAGTTCAAGCGGCTGTTCCGCTGGATAGTGACGCTGCTGGCGTTGCGCCTGCTGTGGCAGGCCGGCGGCTTCTGA
- a CDS encoding CDGSH iron-sulfur domain-containing protein gives MPEPHIAQRSPYAVEVEAGKEYWWCRCGLSRSQPFCDGSHKVGPFRPLRYLAQRSETLYFCGCKHSAAPPLCDGSHKLV, from the coding sequence ATGCCCGAACCCCATATCGCCCAACGCAGCCCCTACGCGGTCGAGGTCGAGGCCGGCAAGGAGTACTGGTGGTGCCGCTGCGGCCTGAGCCGGAGCCAGCCGTTCTGCGACGGCTCGCATAAGGTCGGCCCGTTCCGCCCGCTGCGCTACCTCGCCCAGCGCAGCGAGACCCTGTACTTCTGCGGCTGCAAGCACAGCGCCGCGCCGCCGCTGTGCGACGGCAGCCACAAGCTGGTGTAG